From Juglans regia cultivar Chandler chromosome 6, Walnut 2.0, whole genome shotgun sequence, the proteins below share one genomic window:
- the LOC109004116 gene encoding uncharacterized protein LOC109004116 — protein MASVPSSSPPPSSPPSASNSENSATSPTTSHTQKPQVEGATNNGGTLTVDEKEPDLPENFEYLDSTEYIERFKKYEADYTCRLMAKYFSKKNLYGGNIYDGDITIEDEVIKSSRWPCTRSYADPVQGFEDQRSSGSAYSDESPTTISNGKHPLKKNG, from the exons ATGGCCAGCGTGCCATCGAGCTCACCTCCTCCGTCGTCACCTCCCTCAGCCTCCAATTCCGAGAACTCCGCCACCAGCCCCACCACCTCTCACACACAGAAGCCCcag GTTGAGGGAGCAACGAATAATGGAGGAACTCTTACTGTGGACGAGAAAGAACCTGACTTGCCCGAGAACTTCGA GTATCTTGACAGCACAGAATACATTGAGAGGTTCAAGAAATATGAAGCTGACTACACTTGTCGGCTAATGGCAAAATACTTCTCAAAGAAGAATCTTTATGGTG GCAACATTTATGATGGGGATATAACAATAGAAGATGAGGTCATAAAGTCAAGCAG GTGGCCTTGCACTCGATCATATGCAGACCCCGTGCAGGGTTTCGAAGATCAAAGAAGCAGCGGTTCAGCTTATTCAGATGAATCCCCAACTACTATCTCCAATGGGAAGCACCCTTTGAAGAAGAATGGCTAA
- the LOC108997264 gene encoding uncharacterized protein LOC108997264 — MSIRVVSFILMFLVLHVRDSRSIAQTEAPGQALIPETRELPTAGRRSTRMNVEEKIYGGVPAEAEYVGKGLGSGRKMMIKRDMGMVKDEGLKGDDLKIKGSAASYVGIQNVNCKLRIKAVPRPKDDVKMAGFVAFNADYHVPKPHPPKNN; from the exons ATGTCCATAAGGGTCGTTAGCTTTATACTTATGTTCCTGGTGCTACATGTAAGAGACTCTCGATCTATTGCACAAACTGAAG ctcCGGGCCAAGCACTGATTCCTGAAACGCGTGAGCTGCCAACTGCAGGAAGAAGAAGTACTCGTATGAATGTTGAAGAG AAAATCTATGGTGGTGTTCCAGCTGAGGCTGAGTACGTTGGAAAAGGGCTTGGATCaggaaggaaaatgatgatTAAAAGGGATATGGGAATGGTGAAAGACGAAGGTTTGAAAGGAGACGATTTGAAGATTAAAGGGAGTGCAGCCAGTTATGTTGGAATTCAGAATGTAAACTGTAAATTGAGAATAAAAGCAGTTCCTCGACCCAAGGACGATGTCAAAATGGCTGGTTTCGTAGCTTTTAATGCTGATTACCACGTCCCGAAACCTCATCCACCTAAGAATAACTAA
- the LOC109019104 gene encoding basic leucine zipper 43-like: MESNESKGFHDLPHANVLLHFQSLSHTHKHNHILSLLNMQPDEAEHHSLSHASLSRNPESIPFFFTRFFPDSQTHAPLQKLSPNASSDLSNDTTSDKAKDLQQSIINERRLKRMISNRDSARRSRLRKKKQIEGLQYQVQQVQIKNQQLSQKLIQLFECNQQILQENAQLREKVSSLQLVLTDVLTPLGRNVEEDTCNANRSTTEI; encoded by the coding sequence ATGGAATCAAATGAAAGCAAGGGATTCCATGATCTACCTCATGCAAATGTCCTTTTACATTTCCAGAGTCTTTCTCACACCCACAAACACAATCACATCTTGAGCCTCCTGAACATGCAGCCAGATGAAGCTGAACACCATAGCCTATCCCATGCAAGCCTATCTCGAAATCCAGAGTCCATACCATTTTTCTTCACTAGATTCTTCCCTGACTCTCAAACTCATGCCCCACTACAAAAATTATCCCCAAATGCATCATCTGATCTCAGTAATGACACCACTTCTGACAAAGCAAAAGACCTCCAACAAAGCATCATCAACGAGAGGAGGCTCAAAAGAATGATATCTAACAGAGATTCTGCTCGGAGATCGCGCCTGcggaaaaaaaagcaaattgaAGGGCTCCAATATCAGGTTCAACAGGTCCAAATTAAGAATCAACAGCTCTCCCAAAAGCTTATCCAACTCTTCGAGTGCAACCAACAAATCCTCCAAGAGAATGCTCAGCTCAGGGAAAAAGTCTCTTCCCTTCAACTAGTCCTCACCGACGTGCTAACGCCTCTAGGCCGAAATGTGGAAGAGGACACTTGCAATGCAAATCGATCCACCACtgaaatttga